Part of the Streptomyces sp. NBC_01353 genome, GCCGAGGTTGTGCTCGATGAATGCGTTGATGCGCTGCCGCATCACTTGTGCGCGGGCCTCGGCCGGCGCCTCGTCCAGCGCTCCCAATTGCTGGGCCAGGCAGGCGGTGGCCAGGTCGAGCGTCATGGATCCCAGACGGTTGATCTCCTCGTCGCCGCATTGCGGGCCGTGGCTGAGCAGCGTGCCGAGAAAGCCGGCGAGGATCGCCGCAGTTCCCTCGCTCGCGGGGATGCGCTGCCCGAGAAGGCGGTCCGCTCTGTCCGACCGTAGCGGCAGGACGGCCCGGGGTATCTGGAGCAGGACCATTTCAACCTGCCCGTCGGCGTCGCCGACCGTTTCGGTCTCCACCGGATGTGACGTGTTGGTCAACACCAGATCCCCGGCGATCACAGAACGGTGGCCTCGCTGAGAGACCCTGAAGGCTCCTCGTGTGGCCAGCGCGATCTGGTACTGCTCGGAATCGCCTGTGCGCACGTGAGCGGGGGTGCGGCGCGCCAGCACCGGCGAGCAGGCGAATGTCGACAATCGCGCGGCGCCGAGGTCCAGGTCAGTGATGTCGGCACGGAAGTCGGCTGTGTGCCGGGTGCTGAGGCTGACAGGCATCACGTCACTGGACACCGTCTCACAGAACCAGTCGAACGTGTCTTCACAGGACACGGCCGCAGCCGATACATCCAACGATCCCAACTCAGTCCCCCCAGGGCGTGCACACCTTCTGCGACGCATCGATTATCAGCCATGACTGGCAGGGCGCGCGGAGCGACTGGACGTCCCTGTCTATTAAGCACACACGCACGCACAGGAAGAGTTCATATACCTGACTTCCAGTCGCTTCAGGCGCTTCCTCACGAACAGCAGGGCCCTGACCCTGCAGTTTCATCCAGCGACTGAGGCGTTGGCGTCGGAAGCCGTGGAGCCAGGCGATGGTGCGTTCGACGACCCATCGATGCACTCCGAGGCCGAAGCCGTGAGGGACGCCGCGGCGTGCGATCACCGGTTTGATGCCCTGGGCCCAGACGAGGCGGCGGTATTTGTCGTGGTCGTAGCCTCGGTCGCCGAGCAGGGTGTCGGGTCGCCGTCGCGGTCGCCCGACCCGGCCGGGGACAGACGGAATCTTGGCGAGCAGGGGCATCAACTGCGTGATGTCGTTGCGGTTCCGCCGGTCAGTGACACGGCGAGTGGAATGCCCTGGGCGACGACGAGAACGTGGTGCTTGCTGCCCGGACGTGCTCGGTCGACCGGGCTGGGTCCACTTTTGGGCCCCGTCAAGCGGCCCTGACGTGACTGGAGTCGATCACCGCCCGGGACCAGTCCAACTGCTTCGCCGCCCGCAGCTTCGTCAGCAGGACGGCATGGAGCCGGTCCCATACGCCGGCCTCGTTCCACGTGGCAAGCTGCCGCCAACAGGTCATGCCGGAGCCGAAACCGAGCTCCTGGGGCAGATACTCCCACTGGATGCCGGTGTGCAGGACGAACAGGATCCCGCACCGAGCCTGCCGGTCAGGAACCCGCGGTCTCCCCGCGACCAGCTTCGGGCCCGGCTCAGGCAACAACGGCTCGATCAGCAGCCACAGTTCGTCCGAGACGATCCACAGCCGAGAGTTCCTCCTCCCCACGAACGGACCAACGAGCACCCAAGCCGACAGTCACATCATCAACAGCTTCTGTTAGGACCTCTAAGAGGGGATCTCCGAAAGGAGCCACCAGGTGGTGTCTTCGTCGAACCCGCCGATCACGGTCTCGGACGTTCCCGCGGCGGGCTGACCGCCAAGATTCACCTGGCGGACGAGCAGGGCCAGGATCCGTTGTCGGTGGTAATCACCGCCGGGCAGCGGGTGCGATTCGCCTCAGTTCGAGGCTATGAGCCTCAGGCTCAGTCAACCCAGAACGAGGTATCTCGCCGCGCTAGCCGCCGCTCTCCATAGCCACGCTCGCCGGCAAGTGTCTCACCGTGAGAGCAGCGGCTTGGGTCGGCGTCGCGACCTCGCCCAGCAGGTCGGCGTAGCCGGATGAGTAAGACCTTCACTGGCCTGACAGACTCTGTCGTGGCGCGCTGCTTTTCTGATGAAGTCCTGTTGAAGCACGAGGACTCCTGCGGCGGGCAGGCACTGGACAGACGGGGCATGGGGATTCGGCGTGAGCGTGAATTCATCGGGCAGGGGCACGGTCGATGCTGAGGGTGATCTGCGGGTCGATCTGCTCGGGTCGGTCAGGGCCTACCGCGGTAGCGCGCCGCTGGCGCTGGGCCCGGTGCGACGGCAGGCGGTACTCGCCGCGCTGATCCTGCGCGCGCCCTACTACGTGACGTACCAGCAGCTCCTGGACGACGTCTGGGGAACCGCGCCTCCGGGCACGGGGCACAAGGTCCTGCCCAGCTACATCCACGCGCTGCGCAAGGCTCTCGACAAGCCTGGCACCGGCGCAGGTGGCTCGGTGATCCACGGGCAGCGAGGCGGCTACCGCTTGCTGCCCGGCGCAGTCCGGACGGATGTCGCCGAGCTCGCCAAGGAGGCTGCCAGCGCCCAGCGGGCGAAGGCCGCCGACGAGCTCAATGCCGCGCTCGCTCACGGGAGCAGGGCCCTCGATCTGCTCCGCGGGGAGCCGCTGCCCGGTCTGCCGGGTCCGCTCGCTGTTGCCGAACGGCAACGGCTGGTCCGGCAACGGCGCGCACTGCTCCAGGACCGGGCGGAGTGCCTGGTCCTGCTCGGCCACTACCCGGATGCTCTGGACACCCTCCTGGCAGTACCCCTCTCACAACCGTACGACGAGCCGCTCGCCGCCCTGCGGATGCGTGCCCTGTACGGCAGTAACCGGCAGGCCGAGGCGCTCACCGTCTACAGCGAAACCCGTCGCCGGCTCATCGACGAGCTGGGCGTGGAACCCGGCGAGGAGCTGCGGCACGTACACCAGGCCGTCCTGCGCCGGGACGATCTGCTGTTGCTCGGCCGAACCGTCCGAGCGCGCACAGCCAAAACCGTCGCCCCCGAGCACGCCGGGTCCCAGGAATCATCACCCGGGCGCCCGGCCTCCGGCGACCGTGACAGCCTGCCCGGCGTGCCCGATCGCCCTAGCCGTCCCGGCCCGCCTCGTTCTTTCAACCGGCGCAACGAACTTCCCGGCGACATCGCGTGCCTGGTCGGGCGGGAGAAGGACCTCGCCCTGCTCACCGCCCCTGTGTCACCGGACGCCGTGTCCGTGATGACCGTCGACGGTACAGCAGGCGTCGGCAAGACCGCCTTGGTGGTGCGTGCCGCCTGGACACTGGTCGACGCCCACCCCGACGGCTGCCTCTTCGTCGACCTGCACGCACACGGCGCCGCCCACGAAGGCGTCACCCCCCAGCGGGCCCTGCGCCGAATGCTGCGGGTGGTCCGCGGCGAGGACGACACGCTCCCGACCAGCGCGCGCGAACCTCGCAACCTCAACGACGACGGTGAGACGGCGGACGGCCTGGCAGACCTCGTCACAGCATGGCGCGCCGCCACCAGTGGCCTGCGGCTGCTGCTGGTCGTGGACAATGCACACAGTGCCGAGCAGGTGCGTCCGCTGCTGCCGGCCGGACCGGGCAGTCGGGTCATGGTCGTGGGCCGCCAGCGTCTGCCCGGCCTCGACGCCGACCTGCGGCTCACGGTGGAGCCGCTGGGTACGGGCACTGCCGTCGGACTGCTCCGCGAGCTCGTCGGGGAGTTCCGGGCCGACGGCGAGCCTGAGGCGGCGCGTGAACTTGCCCGGCGGTGTGGCGGTCTGCCCCTGGCACTGCGGATCGCGAGTGCCCGGCTGCAGAGCCGCCCGTCCTGGACCCTGGCCTTTCTCGCCGGCCGGATGTCCGACGACGCGCACGGCCTCGCGGAGCTGCGGGCCGAGGATCGCAGCGTGGAAGCCGCCTTCCGGGTCTCGTACGACCAGCTCGGCCCGGAACTGCGGCGTGGCTTCCGCGCGTTGGGAACGAACCCCACCGCCCGCTTCGACCGGCTCACGCTCGCCACCATGCTGGGCTGCTCCCGCGAGGAGGCCGAGGGCGTCCTGGAGGATCTGGTCGACGCAAGCCTGTTGCAACAGCCGCATCCTGGCCGATACCGGCTGCACGATCTCGTCAAGGCGCATGCGCGGCGCGTGGCCGGCGAAGCCCCCGAAGAAGCCGCCGCAGACCGCGACGCCGTTCTGCACCTCTACACCGCGGCGGGCCGCATGGCCAGCGACTGGGGGCCCGGCGGCTTCCCCGCACTCACCACCGGTTCGGCCGACCCCAGTTCGACTGCCTGCTCGCCCTTCGCCGGATGGCGGGAGGCCTCGGCGTGGCTGAGGCCGATGGGTGGCGAGCTCGTCGATGTCGTGGCCTTCGCAGCCGCTGGCGGCCACGCCGACCACGCGTGCCTGCTGGCAGAAGCCCTCGTCGACCACCTGGCGGGACACGGTCACCACCACGAGTGCCGGACCGCCCTGGAACTCGCCCTGGCGTGCGCGGACGCGGCCACTGATCGACGGATGCCCGCAGCGCTGCGCAACTGCATGGGCCTCCTCGACGTCTACCAGGGACGGTTCCGGCAGGCAGGAACATGGTTCGCCGAGGCCCTGCATTACGGCCGCGCGCGGGGCGACCTGCGAGAAGAGGCCCGCGCAATCGCCGGGACGGGCATCGTGCTGGGGCAGTTGGGAAACGCTGAGGAGGCGCTGTCCGGCCTGGACAAGGCAGTGAAGCTGGCATCCGGCCTCGCCGACGACTGGCTGACCGGGGTGTCCCACTGCAACATCGGCTCCCTCCATCACCAGCAGGGACGGCACGAACAGGCACTCTGGCACTACAACACCGCCCTGGCACTCGCCGAGAAGAACGGCCGACCCAGGACGATCAGCAGCACCCTGTGTTTTGTGGCCGAGATCGAGCTGGCGCTCGGTCGGTACGAGGTGGCCACGAACCTGCTGAGGCGGGCCGCCGGGCTGGCCGGTGAGGTCGAGGACCTGCCGCTGCGCGCGGCGACCCTGTCACGGCTGGCCACCGCGGAGCACACCCGAGGCGACCTGCGCTCGGCCGTCGATCTCCACCACAAGGCGCTGTCGACGCTCACCCCACACACGAGCGCATGGCTGGAGATGGGGGTTCGCATCCGGCTCGGCAGCACCTACGCGGCAACGGGCCGTCACACCGACGCACAGCAGGAGTTCCGGGCTGCCCTTTCCCTGCCCGGAGCCGACGACCACGCCCGCGAATACGGGATGGCACGTGACGGACTGGAAGCCACAGGCACCGTCCGGCGACCCCACCGGCCAGGCTCCTGACCGCACGCCCGACGTTTCCACGAGACGACGTGGCGCGACACGAGCAGTGACCGGTCGCCAGCCAGACTCGTGGGACCTTCTGGCAGGCGCAGCGAGGGGTGTGACCACGCGATTCATGCTCCCTGCAGCCCGATTTCAGCGCCGGAGCATGGGGGTGCCCCAGAGTGACACCCGAGTGCGGAGTTGTGGACCCACCACAATCATCGTGGCGACAACGGGATCCCGGGGGTAGAGACGGCATGACCGGATCAGGCACGGCTGCATGGCTCGGCGCGAAGCAGGCCACCTATGTGGCCAGACGCCCGCCGTGGACCGGGTACGTACTAGGGGGCATCGTCCTCCTAGGCGGGGGCACACCGCTGCTGATCACGATGGTCGTGGCACTCGGCGCTTCGATACCGCTGCTGGCCTTCTCACTCATGTACGTGGTGTTCGGATGGATGCTGATCGACAAGGTCAAGCTGGCCCGGCGCGGCAAGAACGCGCGGCTTGAGCTTTTCCAGCACGGCTCGGTAGTGACCACTCACGACGGAAATGCCCACACCTTCGGCTGGAGCTCCGTCCAGGTCCACCAGGACGTGCTTCACTCACGGAAGAACGGCATCACCGAATCCAGCCACGTATACACGCTGATCGGTGAGGACGGCGTGGCCCTCACCATCGGCGACACCCGCAGGACGTCGACCTCCCGCTACGCGGGCATCGTCACCCACGTACAGGGAGCGGAGTTCACCGATCCCGAACAATGGGGACCGGCCATCGTGCAGGCGGTCAGCGAGACCCAACTGCGCCGCGCCTTGGAAGACGTGGCGCGCGGGCAGGAACTCATCTTCAACACGATCGGGCTGAGTCTGAACGGGGTGGAATTCAAAGGGCAGACCCTACCGTGGGCCCGCATACGCGAAATGCGGCCTGTCAACGGCCGCCTTCACGTCAAGGAGGACGGGCGGCGGCTCCTCGCGATGGACGTCCCGGTGTCATCGATACCGAACTTCCCGGTCTTCTACACCGTGGCCAAGAGGCTGCACGAAGTCACACGGCAGTCCTGAGGCCCGGAGGCAAGAGCATCACGGCCATCACGGATCGCGGGCAGATGGGCTTCGCCGACCGGGCCGAATCCCCGGCCAAGTGGGCGGCATTGTCCACGGCAGGTGTCGGGCGATCTCAGGTCATCCCGCCAAGCCGCACGCCCCTGGCAAAGGTTCAGCTCCACCGTCCGTGCGGGCAGCAAAGGAACGAATGACTCCGGAGGAAGGCTCTCACTGGCGCCGAAGCCGTCGGTGTCTTCACCGTCATGGGTAGACCGATCCCTCCGGTCCCGGTCCGTGGCCCGAGGTCGGCCTTCGTCTCGCTGGCGACATCTGAGCGCACACGAGGATTCCCCATCGGATCCGCCGAGTACGTGGCCCCGAACGCCTCAGGAAACCCGCAGACGCCCGTCAGCCCTGCGTGCTCTCGGGCTGCCGTGCCGGTTAGACCGAGTTGCCTCACCAGTCCGGCAGCCCCACCATTGCGCCACCCCGACCAGTCCATCAGCGAGCTCGCACGTCTCGTCCATGCCTCTCATGCCTCTGACCGTGCCTAGGATCTAGCAATTTTCCTTACTCACAGGTGCTCAGCGGCAACACGCCGCGGAGCCCCACCGCCCATGCCCACTACGGCGGCGCGGGCCCCCTACCGGCGAGAGAGCAACCACATCCAGCGGGAGATCCAGCGGACCATCGACGACGTCGGCACGCCCACCGAAGCCGAACGCGTCGATTTCAGGGAGCGAAGGAGAGCATGCGGGGCTCGTGCCGGGCGTCGTCGCCTGTCAGGCCGGCAGGCGTGATCACCAGCCGGTCACCCACGTAGGCGTTCTCGCCGACGACTCCCATGCCGAACTCGAGCCTCGCGGTGGACGCGGGGAGCCGCAGCACGTCCTTGATCGTGTCCACGCCGCCGGGACCGACCCGGAAGACCCGCCCGGGCTTGCCGCTCGTGCCCAGCTGGTAGACGATCCCTGTCCTGCCTGGTCCGACGCGCAGGGGGTAGTAGCCGTACGAGGTGGCCTCGTCCTTCACGCCCCAGACCAGTTTCCCGGTTCCGAGGTCGTAGGCGCCGACGCGGTCGGTGCCGCCCAGGAGCACCAGGCCCCCGCCTACAACGGCCTCTCGGCACGACTGGGCGTTGGCACTGGTATCCACGGAGTCGCCGCAGTGCTTGAACCCCTTCGGCCGGGGGTCGATGGTCCTGCGGACCTTGCCGTCAGGTCCGAGGGCGACGACCCGCCAGTCCTCGGCGTGGGTCTCCCGATGCGCGGTGGTGATCACGGCCGGTGCGACGGAGAGCACTTGGCCGATCCTGCGGCCCGGCTCTGTCCGGTAGCGCCAGCGGACCTTGCCCGTGGCCGGGTCGAGCTCCCTGACCTGGTCGTACGCCTTCTCGAGCGCGGTGATCGCGCAGTCGGCGAGTACCAGGAGCCGGGTGCCGCCGGCCACTCTGCCGGGGTAGCACTTCCCGGGGTTCTCCATGGGGATGTCGTACAGCTTCTTCCCGTCGGCGACGCTGTACCCCGCGGCCTTCATGCTCTGGACGATCGCGACGGTGCCACCGCTGATCGCGCTGTCCACGATGATCGTGTCGTCCCCCGCGCCGGTCTCGGTCAGCTTCTTGTGCCAGCCGGCCTTTCCGGTGCGCAAGTCGATCATCTGGAGCTGGTTGCAGTGGGTGCCGGTCCATGCCTCGACATTCTTGAGGACGATGACGACCTTGCCGTCGGGGGTCGCGTTGACCGGGGTCTCGCAGACGGGGGTCGGGAGGTCGACACTCCACAGCTCGGCGCCGTCGCTGAGCCGGTGGGCGACGACCCTCTTGTAGACGGCCTGGACGACGGTGTCGCCGACGAACCAGAGGTCCTCGGTCGGGATGTTCCGGCGGGGCAGGTCGGTGCGGTCGTCGACGATCCAGGCGCTGGCTTCGCCGGCCATGCGGCGCTGCGCGATCTCCGCGGTGGTGGGGATGCGGGTGGGCGACGGGGTGGGGCGGGCGCTCGCCTTCGGCGGCGCCGTGGCCGACGGAGCGCCGCTCTCCGCTCCGGCGCGGTCCGCCCGGGCGCGGTCCGCTTCGGAGCGCTCGCCGAGGACGTACGCGCCGGCACCAACGAGCAGCAGCAGAGCGAGGCCGGCGGCGGCCGTCGGCCAGCGGCGGCGGCGCGGGCGGGGCGGTGGCGGGCCGTACCCCTCGGACGCGTACGGATTGTCCGGCACAGGCCAATTCGGCGGGCGGTGTTTGTACCAGGGCTCGTGCGACTGCGACATCGGGTTTCCTTACAACAAGGCGGGCGGCCTCCCCGTAGTACGGACATCCGGGGAGTGTTCTGAGCAATGGTTCGTGCGGTCTGGTCCGCATGGGCGCTGTGTTTGCCCACGCGGGCCCTCATGGCTGTGGCAAGGTTTTCGCGCAGCCGCTTGGCCACCCTGTAGAAGATCGGGAAGCACGGGATCGACGGCATCGAACTCGGGTGACTTTTCCGTGGCCCTGGTGAGCGGAGCCGTTCGGCGGCCTTGCCAGCCATACGAAAGTGAACGTGGTGTCGATCAAGGGGTGTGCCCGGGCATCGTTTGGGTGACGGCAGCCGGCAACTGGCTTCCGGCGGCGGGGTGGCTGCGACGAGTTCGACGGGCCGGGTGAAGCCGAAGGAGACGCCGACGGCGCGCGGGAAGACGGCGAAGGTCTGGCCGCCGACCTGGTCGAGGGTCAATCACGGCTGCGGCGGGCGCGGCGCACCCCTCCCCCGTTCCCTTCAGTCACCGCCTCATACCGCGGAGCCGCGACCAGGACCACACCGCCCTTCATGTCGAGTGCCCAGCCGAGCAGGACGGCGACGGCCACGACGCCCGCGTCGATCCCCACAGGAGCGCCAGATCCTGGGCGGAGAACGGGTGGGTGACGCGGTAGCGTTCCCATCGTCCGCCGGCCGGCAAGAGACCGGATGTTCCGCTGGTCTGAGACACAGTGACTGACCTTTCTCAATGGCAGGTTCGACCGCCGGGCGAACCACGCTGGGTGTCCATGACAGGCTGGCGCGGCGGGGCCTGTGGCGTGGCGCCCTGGGGGCCACCCCATGGCTCGCCGCCGAGGCGGGTTGCCGGCCGGTCCTCCCTGCGCTCGCACGGGCCGGGCAGGGAAAGCACTGCGACCTGGTTGCGCAAGGCCGACCACAGGCTTGGCAGACTCTGGCGCAACGTGCTGCTCTTTCGATGAAGTCCTGTTGAAAGGCTCGGCGGCTGCGACAGGACAGCGGCACCGAAAACAGAGCACCACATGCACGTGTGACGGTGCCGAATCTCTCTCGGCCACCGCTACGCGTCACCGAGACCGTCCCTGGCATGGGCTACGGCGAGTGCTGAACCTGCCGGTCGAACTACCCGTCTCAGGCTTTCGACATGTGGAGGGGTGAGCCCCGTGTCTGTGAGTGCCTGCTGGCGTTCAGGGGTTAGTCGGTCCCAACGTCGGCGGATGTTGCTGAGCCACTGTCCGAGGCGTACGGCTCCGGAGGAGAGCTCCTCAATGTGTCGTTGAGGCACGTGGAGGTGCCCTTCCCGAGCATGGAATTGTCCGAGTGCTTCGAGGCCTTGTTGGAAGTTGCGTTCTCGTGCCCCAGGGCTGTGCTTCGGAGGCGAAGCGATGTCCGCGTCCGTTGCACCTGTATTCAGGCGGGCCAGCAGGCGCAGTTGTTCAGGGTTTCCGGGTGGGTTGGTGCGCTGGGTGTGCAGCCACTCCCCGAGGCGTTCGCCGTTGTCGGTTTGGAAGTGGCGTGGGATTGCGGTGCGTGTGTGGCCGGTTTGGTCGTGGTGGCGCGCTACGTGGTACATGCGTTGCCATGTCAGCGGCCAGGGTGGGTTCCAGTGCGGGTCGAGTTCTTCCAGGGCCTTTGTGCGGGCGGGGGTGAGCTGGTCGGCTCGTTTGCGCTGGGTGGCGAGCCAGCGGCCGAGGGCGAAGCCGGTTTCGGGGTCGTTGTGGTCGACGGGGGTAGCGAGGTGTCCCTGCTTTCTCCTGTGCCGCAGCGGGCCGACGAGGACGCGCTGCTGCCAGGTCGCGGAGCAGGGCGGTCTTGCGCCTTCCTGTTCGCCGACTCGCAGCACTCACGCAGGCTGCGGCTTCCCTGCTGGGGGGCGGGCCTCTTGCCGGAGGGCTGGGCGATGTGAAGGTCGTCGGTGTGGGTGAGGCTCAGGTCGATCTGGTCGAAGCCGCGCAGATCGGGCCGGCCGCCGACCTTGTACGCGAGTTCGAGCTGGGCGGGCGAGGTGCCGAGCGGGCGGCGGCCGTGTACTTGACGGCCAGCCAGGATGCCACGAAGCGGTAGCGCATAACGGGGTCTGCGGTCTGCCGGTAGCGCAGCCGGTCCCGTCCCGGCAGGGGGTGCAGGGCGGAGTCGGTGAGGGCGGCGGACAGCCACTCGCCCCATCTGGTGAACACCGAGGCGTTGCCGCGCAGGGCCAGGCCTTCCCGTATCTCGTGCCAGGGTCCGTCGGGGCCGGTGACGTGGACGGGTGCCGTGATGTGCTCAGCGCGTTCCGCCGACATCGGCGCGTCCTTCCGGGTCACTGGGCCAGCTCGGTGGCGTCGAGGTCGCAGCTGCGGCCCGCGCGGTAGCGGCGTACGAGCTCGTCGAGGACCTGGGCGCGGCAGTCTTCGGGCAGGTCCGGCAGCGGGATGCCGAGGCGGCCGCCGAGGGTGAGGGCGAGCACGGCCCAGGCGGGCGCGGCGAGGAACGGCTCGCTGCCGTCCTGGCCCTCCCAGGTGGCGAGGATCGCGGCGGCCGCGAGGACGAGGGCGTAGCGGTCGCTGAGCACGCACCAGGCGGGGTCGGCGAGCGCGGTGGCGCCGGGCGGGATGGCGCGGCACGGCTCGCGCAGGGCGCGCAGTTCGTCGACGAACGCCTCGGCGAGGTCCGCGAGGACGCCGAGCTGACCGCCGACGCCACGTACGTCGGCCAGTCGGGCGGCGGCGCCGTTCAGGGAGGCGGCGAGGAAGTCGCCGTCGTCGGCGATGCCGAGGAACCGGTAGTCGAGCTGGGCAGGGAGGCGCCGGAGCGGAACAGCTCGGGTGGCGGTTCCTCCTCCCGGAAGCAGGCGCGTTCGGCGAGGGTGCGCAGCTGGGGCACGATCACGGCCTGGCACGCGGCGGTGCCGGCGTGGCCGAGGCCCGCCACAGGGAGGTCCCGGGAGAGCCTCTCGAGCGATCCGTATTCGGGCGTGCCGTGCTCGTAGCCGCGGGAGCCGAGGACGCTCGCCAGCTCCTCCAGGCTCTCCCGCAGCAGGTCGGGGACGACGTACTTGACGGCCGCGGCGAGGACGTGGGTGCGGTCGGGCAGAAGGCCCAGGCCTCCAGTTCGAAACAGAAAATGCCCGTGAGCACGTGGGAGATGTGCCGCGACGGGGCTGATTTCGACCTCGGCCCCGAATCGATCGTGGCGTGGGGAGTGACGTCGGGGGCGGATATCTACTGCTGGGTGACCGCGGACGACGACCCGGATCGATGGCCCGTCCTGGTCTGCGGTAGGCACACCAGCCCAGAGATGCAGCTGCACCACCTTGGGATGGCTGAGTTCCTGTTGAAACTCCTCAGCGGCGAAGCGTTTCAACAGGAAACGATCAGCGTCGTCCTGCCAGGCGAGGCGTCCTTCGTCAACTGGCGCAACGAATAGGACGGCCTCTGTCGTTCACCCTTCGGCAGCCTGTGGCCTCGGCCCCGGAGGCCTCGGTGGAGGCGCTGGCCGCGGCGGTCGATGCGCAGGTCCCGGAGGCGGCACGGCGGTACACCTGGGCGCTGACCGACCCGCGCCACTTCCTCGTCCCCGACACGTCGGAGGAGATCGCGCTCGTGGCTGTGGGCGCCGTACGCGAGGACGAACGCGACGGGACGCACAGCGTCTTCAGGACTTCGCCGAGCGGCGCTGCAGGCGCCTGGAGGAGACGCTGCGCGGCTACGGGGCCAGGCAGCGCGCCCGCCGAGTACGGCCTCGAAGGCGGCGCACATCTCCTCGGCCGCGTCCAGGACATGCTGGATGGACTTCGCCGCTCGGGCCGCGGGCCATACTGGTCGAGCCCTGATCAACCACTGGACGGTTCCATGGCCAAGAGCAGCTCTTCATCGACCACTGTCCCCGACACCGTGTGGCTCGGGTGTGGGCGTCACCTCGGGCCGGAGCCCGAGCGGGACGTCCGGCGCAACCTGATCGCCCTCAAGGCGGCCGGGGTGATCGACGACTTCCTGGACCTCGACCCGATCGAGGCGGCCCGCTCGACCGATCTGTTCCCTCGGGATAACTCCGCCGACGCCGGCCCGTCTGCCCGCCGGCTCTTCGAGGCACGCTGGCGCGTGGCCGACGGTGTCACAGTGCGCGCTCAACTGACCACATACGAGCCGGAGTCCCTCCGCGTCGAGAGCGAGGGCGTCACCTGGGTTCTCGCCGCCGAGGCGGAGCGGGTGTGGGAAGCGAGCTGGCCCTCACCCGCCACCGTGTTCTGGCCCGACAGCGACCAGGTCGCCTGGGATCACGAGAGGGTGCCGGGCGTGCGTCTGCGGACAACGAACCACCTGCCGAAGGACGACGGCGAGTTGCGGCGCCTGCTGCGGGGCTGCACCCGGCAGAGCTGGTTCATCCATGTCGTGGTGCACGAGGCGATGACGCCGGACGCGCGGGGGCGGCGGCCGATCACGGCGTTCCTGCCACCGAGCCTGCGGCACCGGGTGGTCGAGCACCGGGCCACGCCGGAGCAGGCGCTGATCGCCGACTTCGCGATGAAGCGTGAGCTGGGCGTCGGGCTACCGCGCGGTGGGGCCGTCGTCCTGTCCCCGACGCCCCAGGTCCCGGGCTACGATGCGGAGCGCTTCACGGTACGCGATGTCTTCCTGGACGGCACGGAACCGACCGCGCTCCTGCAGAAGATCGTGGAGTTCGCCTCACTGCCGCGACCGCTGCCGGTCGACGCCGAGCAGGTCCTGACACGACTGCGCCAAGGCTGGCACCTGCTCACCCCGGACGAGGAGCTTGTCCACGCACGGGCCATGGTCACCAAGTATGCCAAGGCGCTCGAGGCCATGACGGCATCCTGTGACCTGTACCGTGAGGCGGCCGAGTCGGCGCTCGCCGCGCTCGCCGAGGCAACCAGCGGCAACGACGCGTCCCGGACGCCCACGCCGGCTGCGGCCGAGCAGGACACCTCAC contains:
- a CDS encoding helicase associated domain-containing protein, which produces MLRVGEQEGARPPCSATWQQRVLVGPLRHRRKQGHLATPVDHNDPETGFALGRWLATQRKRADQLTPARTKALEELDPHWNPPWPLTWQRMYHVARHHDQTGHTRTAIPRHFQTDNGERLGEWLHTQRTNPPGNPEQLRLLARLNTGATDADIASPPKHSPGARERNFQQGLEALGQFHAREGHLHVPQRHIEELSSGAVRLGQWLSNIRRRWDRLTPERQQALTDTGLTPPHVESLRRVVRPAGSALAVAHARDGLGDA